The sequence GGCTTTGAAACTTGCTTGCAAAACGGCGTTCTCCAGCATGGCCAGCCACTGGGCCGGATTGGACGTCATGTCGTGGCCGGAAGGGACTCCCAGGCACATACCCAGTGCTTCCAGTTCGGCAAATACTTTGGGTGGAAGGAACGGCAGGGCCGGGTTCTGTGGCTGCTGGGACCCGTTGGCGTCGGGGCTGGATTGGTTGACGTGGGCCAACTCCTCCCTGATGCGGATGCCGCCAGTGGCGCTGGAAGTTGATTCCTTGCTGGACACTTCCGTTGTGGCGGCTGGCTCCGACTCGCTGGCTTTGGAACTCAGATCCAGCGCCATTTCGGGTGGAATGGTCGAATTCGAATTGGCCGCTGCGGGAGGCTCAGCCGGAGGAGGAGCGGATGGGACTGGAGTGACCGAAATAGCTGGTACAACCGGGGCCGGCGCTGCTGGAACAGTTGCTGGAGTAGTTGGGGCAGTTGAAGCGGCCGGAGTGACGACCACGGACGACACGGTGGATCTGGGATCTTCCGGCGAGTCGGCCCGGAACTGGATATCGCCGTGAGGTGAGACAATCACTGAATGAGGTGGCATGGGCTGATCGGCCGTCAGTATACGGGCAGACTGGAGGATGCAGAGCGGAATAACGATCGGCGGATGAGTTGGCAGCATCAAAATGGTCATGGGACTCCCGCCGGCATTCAGAACTCGTCCGGCTGCATCTGCCGACGGAAGGGTCTTCTCCAAGACTGGAACGGGCGATCCGGCCGACAGAGACGATTTCCTCGACTGGCAATAGTGCTGCTTGTGAACTTGGTAGGTCTTGAACGAAGAGAATTGGATCTTGCAATCGGCACAGAAGCGATCGGCGCCGGAATCGGCGCCCGCTCGATTGGCTCCTGGCtcgtcttgaaatttgttgacCATCCGGAATTCTGGCGAAGAACCGGCCGTGGGTCTGTCGGAGGACAAGGAGCGTGTCGGTTCCAAATGGACGGCCGGAAGCGGAGGAGGTGGAGGAGAGACCGGATGAGTGGCCAGCAGCGGCAAACCTACATGAACCCTCATGTGCCGGTTGAGGCTGACTCGCTTATCGGCGCTGAACGAGCAGTACGGGCAGGCGTAGTAGCGTCCACTCCGCCGAATCTTTGGTGCGGATGGACGATCGTTCAACTgcgatacaaacacaaaagtcaattcaattcaattctcccatcaaaaatgaaattgtagaTTGTATTTATCAATCTCGGGTTCATTTTCTTATGCTGTACCAGTTCGTCCATTTGCTCGGGAGTTTGACTCCGGCCGTTGCTCAAAGGAACGTTGGCCATCATTTCCGTCTGCGTCGGAAGTGTCGGAAGCGGAGATTCGTTGGTGACGGGCGCTGAGGCTACCGCCGTCGTCACTTGAGGCCGTTTCGAGCAATAATAAGTCGCGTGGGCGCCGAGCGTCGAGGCCGAACTGAAGCAAATGCCGCAAGACGGACACATGTGATTTAATccagctggaaaaaaaagtaataaaattcATCGATTAATGCCAatcagaaaggaaaaaaaaagtctttagTTGTTATACCTGATGATTTACTGCTGGCCGGCGGAGTTGGAGACAATCGACTCGGAatcggcggtggcggcggcggaggaggtGCCACAGGCAAATTCATCAGAGAACCTTCatcagaagaaagagaaacaaagtcaatttttttgttgtgttccaAATTAATGAGTTGTCAATTATTTGTTGTCCTCCACACAAGTCGACGGAATCCAGTTTAAAGAtacggggaggggggggggggggagaaaaatttgcataaaacgaatttatatatataagtttttatctgttggaaaagaagaaaaaaaaagtagttggGAAAGGATCAAGAAGAGCTTTGAAATCATCATGCCAGCGATTGAGATTTGATGTTTTCAAGCGATAACAATTGAAAACGAGTCGGAGGGCAGCAGTCATCCTCCCTCCTTCTCTTCTAtctcttctcctcctcctcctccttctaaaCTGGAACTGGTATAGAATACATTATGCAGCTGCTGGGTCGATGCGATAATACGCAGCTGATGGCTGATTGGCCGCTGATGCGTTCAGTGTGTCGCGGTGCCGTGTTCAGTTTCCATTAGCTGGCGCAATCAAGATGTAGATAAATCTGTAtagctccagctccagctagctctctctctctccactggtattatatatatatattccagCAGGATAGTGTGGAGCATAGATCTATAAGGCTGGAGGGGAGGACGGGTGGGCTAGGGAGGGGGGATTTAGACCGGCctccctctctttctctctcgggaGCGGCGGCCTTGAATGGAGAGATGCTGATATGGACGTCGCCAAAAAACTAACAGAAgaaactggaagaagaagtagaagaaggttCGCGCTCGGCGACCagttatcatcatcatccaagCAAATACTGTAATGTTCAGTCGCCGGAAGGAATTGGATTTTAGCCTGGGTAATCATAATCACGCAGGCACGGGAGGAGGGTCTCTAAACTATATGCGTCATATTATATGCCTATCGACAGAACGTCCCTATCccccgaccgaccgaccgattCATATCTCGCCAAGCCAAATGGAAAATGTTACAAGATTTTATAGAGCTGctgattaatcaaagtcccgtacacacacacacgcatacaCAATATTTCGGTCGAAATGCATCCGGTCGGCCTTGGATGATGGACGTGAAACCATATCTTCTCTTCCCTAGCTTATTTATCCCGAACAAATTCGTTTCGCGCTTAATCGACAATTGTTTATCGTTTCATTATTTCCTctccctcctctctctctcagcggATATCCAATGTTTgataatcaaatttcaaaataaaaacgaaaatacaaaaataaaaataaaaaaaggagttggtgATTCTTACCGTTGGGTAAACTTTGGCGCAAAAGGGCAAAGTACTGGAGGCTGTGGAGCAGATCGGCGCTGAGCAACGGATGTTGAGTCGGTAGAGACGGCGGATGAGGTGGTTGTACGGCTgccgctactgctgctgctgttgccggtGGTGACGGCCTGGATGCGCTCGGAATGATAATCAACTCATCCGGTTCGAGTTCGCGGCGCCGTTTGACGGCAATCGTCTGCAGAGGCGGAGGCGTCGGTCCCATTTTTGGACCAGCGACCAGCAACTTGTGGGCCGATTGATCCGCTTCTTCCGACGCTCGCGAAGACGTCCGCACCCGAGCCGACGGAAGCGACGGAAGAGGCTGCTGCTGAAGCTGCGGAGGTGGCGGAGGTGGAGGCGTCGCGGCGGCGCTGGAACTGGTCGTCGTCAAACTCACTCCGTCCTCCTCCagttcttcctcctcttccatcGACAGGGCCGACGACTTGGTGTCGCCGCCGTTCAGACTCTCGTCGTCCATTCCAGGTAACTCGTCGTCTCCtggaaatcaaaaaagaaacacaaaaaataaatacaaattccGCCAATGAAATCAAACGAATCGCGGGAAATTCTTCCACATTCAAAAGAACCGCCTGGTGGTTAATTCACGACCATCGGGAATTGATGAAGCGTCGTGCGTGAATATTTCAAATGACTTgcgacattttaaaaaataaaataaaataaaataaaataaaatcctgTGAGGTAGCGCGTGCGCGTTATGGATCATCCGTCATTTCCGGATGAATCCACCTCGAGAATGCGCTAGGCGCGTGCGGGAGTAGTCTACcacccccctaaaaaaaaagatacgtGCACACTTGTCTTCTCCTCTTCCCCTTTTCTACTTGGATTCGTCTGACTGAATAAAAATGAGCTAAGacatttttggagaaaaacaacaaaaatgtgggcaagaagaaaacaatgtcGTTCatcaaagggggggggggcaacgaAATTGATCCGAACGGAATGCGGATGGATGATGATGTTTTATCGCGATCAAAaccaaacttcttcttcttcttctctatcgCCACGGGCGCCTAACCACGGGCCCACCTATCAGACACGCATGctcatttatttataatttatagCTCAGCGATGCATCAGCCGAGATAACTGCCGTATAGAcgcctcctcttttcttttgcgcGCTGGATGGCGATTTATTTCGCGCGCGCGttcctattctttttctttcgttttttgggCTCGCAtccaaccaaataaaaatcgagaTGCGGCCAAGAGATGGATGGCACCCAGATAGGATCGTCTATACTATACACTAAAgaagggggaaacaaaaaataaataaaattttctcgGTAACAATTT comes from Daphnia pulicaria isolate SC F1-1A chromosome 11, SC_F0-13Bv2, whole genome shotgun sequence and encodes:
- the LOC124315112 gene encoding zinc finger protein ush-like isoform X1, which translates into the protein MSRRKQSNPKPVKRDDELPGMDDESLNGGDTKSSALSMEEEEELEEDGVSLTTTSSSAAATPPPPPPPQLQQQPLPSLPSARVRTSSRASEEADQSAHKLLVAGPKMGPTPPPLQTIAVKRRRELEPDELIIIPSASRPSPPATAAAVAAAVQPPHPPSLPTQHPLLSADLLHSLQYFALLRQSLPNGSLMNLPVAPPPPPPPPIPSRLSPTPPASSKSSAGLNHMCPSCGICFSSASTLGAHATYYCSKRPQVTTAVASAPVTNESPLPTLPTQTEMMANVPLSNGRSQTPEQMDELLNDRPSAPKIRRSGRYYACPYCSFSADKRVSLNRHMRVHVGLPLLATHPVSPPPPPLPAVHLEPTRSLSSDRPTAGSSPEFRMVNKFQDEPGANRAGADSGADRFCADCKIQFSSFKTYQVHKQHYCQSRKSSLSAGSPVPVLEKTLPSADAAGRVLNAGGSPMTILMLPTHPPIVIPLCILQSARILTADQPMPPHSVIVSPHGDIQFRADSPEDPRSTVSSVVVTPAASTAPTTPATVPAAPAPVVPAISVTPVPSAPPPAEPPAAANSNSTIPPEMALDLSSKASESEPAATTEVSSKESTSSATGGIRIREELAHVNQSSPDANGSQQPQNPALPFLPPKVFAELEALGMCLGVPSGHDMTSNPAQWLAMLENAVLQASFKAPPTAPVVPSSNKTDLIHQAQRPSSAIPCEECNISFRRMESYLVHKQYYCAARHQTQSGQPGNKELPPAPAAAEQVNGNQAEETAAAAAASPVIHRDPVIQRANKHACPLCGIEFESAVVLQAHRNYYCLKREVDPALKNPADARKANHETLTASPNASGPSPSNNAGASPTAGGSGPIQPQGWKCPCCDVVSPTAASAQKHMETHSNVRAFRCSVCGYRGNTLRGMRTHVRIHFDRRNADLCEDNYISCIMGGTGAVGEFNPAAGGMPNSPPDVDQIFKSLGIPPEVCAKVLSAAHPQSADASVGNSRDRRELGGSSLAGLQFLQLAQRIANHSPGPTTGAGCRSDKLFLCDLCCYSSSYRGNVIRHSKLVHGREISEVAVVSSNFLQQAVNNNPAAMAKTPFSDPNMAGNRTKTMTDHSPPPRPALTSTPSSLPNSRMMSTGSPDEAIQVKIDPDDVMMMHQSSTGGSNSSHSGEGHSPPLSNLTSDFHSGTAGAATGTDPFRKHCKSCNITFTYMNTFLAHKKYYCSSQAPLEDQEDRDHDRDENMDDMDDDDEELEAGNSASPPPAPNHHSEATPT
- the LOC124315112 gene encoding zinc finger protein ush-like isoform X2; the protein is MSRRKQSNPKPVKRDDELPGMDDESLNGGDTKSSALSMEEEEELEEDGVSLTTTSSSAAATPPPPPPPQLQQQPLPSLPSARVRTSSRASEEADQSAHKLLVAGPKMGPTPPPLQTIAVKRRRELEPDELIIIPSASRPSPPATAAAVAAAVQPPHPPSLPTQHPLLSADLLHSLQYFALLRQSLPNGSLMNLPVAPPPPPPPPIPSRLSPTPPASSKSSAGLNHMCPSCGICFSSASTLGAHATYYCSKRPQVTTAVASAPVTNESPLPTLPTQTEMMANVPLSNGRSQTPEQMDELLNDRPSAPKIRRSGRYYACPYCSFSADKRVSLNRHMRVHVGLPLLATHPVSPPPPPLPAVHLEPTRSLSSDRPTAGSSPEFRMVNKFQDEPGANRAGADSGADRFCADCKIQFSSFKTYQVHKQHYCQSRKSSLSAGSPVPVLEKTLPSADAAGRVLNAGGSPMTILMLPTHPPIVIPLCILQSARILTADQPMPPHSVIVSPHGDIQFRADSPEDPRSTVSSVVVTPAASTAPTTPATVPAAPAPVVPAISVTPVPSAPPPAEPPAAANSNSTIPPEMALDLSSKASESEPAATTEVSSKESTSSATGGIRIREELAHVNQSSPDANGSQQPQNPALPFLPPKVFAELEALGMCLGVPSGHDMTSNPAQWLAMLENAVLQASFKAPPTAPVVPSSNKTDLIHQAQRPSSAIPCEECNISFRRMESYLVHKQYYCAARHQTQSGQPGNKELPPAPAAAEQVNGNQAEETAAAAAASPVIHRDPVIQRANKHACPLCGIEFESAVVLQAHRNYYCLKREVDPALKNPADARKANHETLTASPNASGPSPSNNGASPTAGGSGPIQPQGWKCPCCDVVSPTAASAQKHMETHSNVRAFRCSVCGYRGNTLRGMRTHVRIHFDRRNADLCEDNYISCIMGGTGAVGEFNPAAGGMPNSPPDVDQIFKSLGIPPEVCAKVLSAAHPQSADASVGNSRDRRELGGSSLAGLQFLQLAQRIANHSPGPTTGAGCRSDKLFLCDLCCYSSSYRGNVIRHSKLVHGREISEVAVVSSNFLQQAVNNNPAAMAKTPFSDPNMAGNRTKTMTDHSPPPRPALTSTPSSLPNSRMMSTGSPDEAIQVKIDPDDVMMMHQSSTGGSNSSHSGEGHSPPLSNLTSDFHSGTAGAATGTDPFRKHCKSCNITFTYMNTFLAHKKYYCSSQAPLEDQEDRDHDRDENMDDMDDDDEELEAGNSASPPPAPNHHSEATPT
- the LOC124315112 gene encoding zinc finger protein ush-like isoform X3, translating into MDDESLNGGDTKSSALSMEEEEELEEDGVSLTTTSSSAAATPPPPPPPQLQQQPLPSLPSARVRTSSRASEEADQSAHKLLVAGPKMGPTPPPLQTIAVKRRRELEPDELIIIPSASRPSPPATAAAVAAAVQPPHPPSLPTQHPLLSADLLHSLQYFALLRQSLPNGSLMNLPVAPPPPPPPPIPSRLSPTPPASSKSSAGLNHMCPSCGICFSSASTLGAHATYYCSKRPQVTTAVASAPVTNESPLPTLPTQTEMMANVPLSNGRSQTPEQMDELLNDRPSAPKIRRSGRYYACPYCSFSADKRVSLNRHMRVHVGLPLLATHPVSPPPPPLPAVHLEPTRSLSSDRPTAGSSPEFRMVNKFQDEPGANRAGADSGADRFCADCKIQFSSFKTYQVHKQHYCQSRKSSLSAGSPVPVLEKTLPSADAAGRVLNAGGSPMTILMLPTHPPIVIPLCILQSARILTADQPMPPHSVIVSPHGDIQFRADSPEDPRSTVSSVVVTPAASTAPTTPATVPAAPAPVVPAISVTPVPSAPPPAEPPAAANSNSTIPPEMALDLSSKASESEPAATTEVSSKESTSSATGGIRIREELAHVNQSSPDANGSQQPQNPALPFLPPKVFAELEALGMCLGVPSGHDMTSNPAQWLAMLENAVLQASFKAPPTAPVVPSSNKTDLIHQAQRPSSAIPCEECNISFRRMESYLVHKQYYCAARHQTQSGQPGNKELPPAPAAAEQVNGNQAEETAAAAAASPVIHRDPVIQRANKHACPLCGIEFESAVVLQAHRNYYCLKREVDPALKNPADARKANHETLTASPNASGPSPSNNAGASPTAGGSGPIQPQGWKCPCCDVVSPTAASAQKHMETHSNVRAFRCSVCGYRGNTLRGMRTHVRIHFDRRNADLCEDNYISCIMGGTGAVGEFNPAAGGMPNSPPDVDQIFKSLGIPPEVCAKVLSAAHPQSADASVGNSRDRRELGGSSLAGLQFLQLAQRIANHSPGPTTGAGCRSDKLFLCDLCCYSSSYRGNVIRHSKLVHGREISEVAVVSSNFLQQAVNNNPAAMAKTPFSDPNMAGNRTKTMTDHSPPPRPALTSTPSSLPNSRMMSTGSPDEAIQVKIDPDDVMMMHQSSTGGSNSSHSGEGHSPPLSNLTSDFHSGTAGAATGTDPFRKHCKSCNITFTYMNTFLAHKKYYCSSQAPLEDQEDRDHDRDENMDDMDDDDEELEAGNSASPPPAPNHHSEATPT
- the LOC124315112 gene encoding zinc finger protein ush-like isoform X4; the protein is MSRRKQSNPKPVKRDDELPGMDDESLNGGDTKSSALSMEEEEELEEDGVSLTTTSSSAAATPPPPPPPQLQQQPLPSLPSARVRTSSRASEEADQSAHKLLVAGPKMGPTPPPLQTIAVKRRRELEPDELIIIPSASRPSPPATAAAVAAAVQPPHPPSLPTQHPLLSADLLHSLQYFALLRQSLPNGSLMNLPVAPPPPPPPPIPSRLSPTPPASSKSSAGLNHMCPSCGICFSSASTLGAHATYYCSKRPQVTTAVASAPVTNESPLPTLPTQTEMMANVPLSNGRSQTPEQMDELLNDRPSAPKIRRSGRYYACPYCSFSADKRVSLNRHMRVHVGLPLLATHPVSPPPPPLPAVHLEPTRSLSSDRPTAGSSPEFRMVNKFQDEPGANRAGADSGADRFCADCKIQFSSFKTYQVHKQHYCQSRKSSLSAGSPVPVLEKTLPSADAAGRVLNAGGSPMTILMLPTHPPIVIPLCILQSARILTADQPMPPHSVIVSPHGDIQFRADSPEDPRSTVSSVVVTPAASTAPTTPATVPAAPAPVVPAISVTPVPSAPPPAEPPAAANSNSTIPPEMALDLSSKASESEPAATTEVSSKESTSSATGGIRIREELAHVNQSSPDANGSQQPQNPALPFLPPKVFAELEALGMCLGVPSGHDMTSNPAQWLAMLENAVLQAQRPSSAIPCEECNISFRRMESYLVHKQYYCAARHQTQSGQPGNKELPPAPAAAEQVNGNQAEETAAAAAASPVIHRDPVIQRANKHACPLCGIEFESAVVLQAHRNYYCLKREVDPALKNPADARKANHETLTASPNASGPSPSNNAGASPTAGGSGPIQPQGWKCPCCDVVSPTAASAQKHMETHSNVRAFRCSVCGYRGNTLRGMRTHVRIHFDRRNADLCEDNYISCIMGGTGAVGEFNPAAGGMPNSPPDVDQIFKSLGIPPEVCAKVLSAAHPQSADASVGNSRDRRELGGSSLAGLQFLQLAQRIANHSPGPTTGAGCRSDKLFLCDLCCYSSSYRGNVIRHSKLVHGREISEVAVVSSNFLQQAVNNNPAAMAKTPFSDPNMAGNRTKTMTDHSPPPRPALTSTPSSLPNSRMMSTGSPDEAIQVKIDPDDVMMMHQSSTGGSNSSHSGEGHSPPLSNLTSDFHSGTAGAATGTDPFRKHCKSCNITFTYMNTFLAHKKYYCSSQAPLEDQEDRDHDRDENMDDMDDDDEELEAGNSASPPPAPNHHSEATPT